From one Triticum aestivum cultivar Chinese Spring chromosome 4B, IWGSC CS RefSeq v2.1, whole genome shotgun sequence genomic stretch:
- the LOC123093070 gene encoding strigolactone esterase D14, producing MLRSTHPLSPSSSSSAPASSSGETMVGGAPSGAKLLQILNVRVVGTGERVVVLSHGFGTDQSAWSRVLPYLIREHRVVLYDLVCAGSVNPDHFDFRRYNNLDAYVDDLLSILDALRIPRCAFVGHSVSAMIGILASIRRPDLFAKLVLIGASPRFLNDSDYHGGFELEEIQQVFQAMSANYEAWAKGYAPLAVGADVPAAVQEFSRTLFNMRPDISLHVCQSVFKTDLRGVLGMVQAPCVVVQTTRDVSVPANVAAYLRAHLGGRTTIEPLPTEGHLPHLSAPSLLAQVLRRALARF from the exons ATGCTCCGGTCCACGCACCCGCTCAGCCCCAGCAGCAGCAGCTCGGCCCCGGCGTCCAGCTCCGGCGAgacgatggtggggggcgcgccgagCGGGGCGAAGCTGCTGCAGATCCTGAACGTGCGCGTGGTGGGCACCGGCGAGCGCGTGGTGGTGCTGTCGCACGGCTTCGGCACGGACCAGTCGGCGTGGAGCCGCGTGCTGCCGTACCTCATCCGTGAGCACCGCGTGGTGCTCTACGACCTCGTCTGCGCCGGCAGCGTCAACCCGGACCACTTCGACTTCCGCCGCTACAACAACCTGGACGCCTACGTGGACGACCTCCTCTCCATCCTCGACGCGCTCCGCATCCCGCGCTGCGCCTTCGTCGGCCACTCCGTCTCCGCCATGATCGGCATCCTCGCCTCCATCCGCCGCCCCGACCTCTTCGCCAAGCTCGTCCTCATCGGCGCCTCGCCTAG GTTCTTGAACGACAGCGACTACCACGGCGGGTTCGAGCTGGAGGAGATCCAGCAGGTGTTCCAGGCGATGTCGGCCAACTACGAGGCGTGGGCCAAGGGGTACGCGCCGCTGGCGGTGGGCGCGGACGTGCCGGCGGCGGTGCAGGAGTTCAGCCGGACGCTGTTCAACATGCGGCCGGACATCTCGCTCCACGTCTGCCAGAGCGTGTTCAAGACGGACCTCCGCGGCGTGCTGGGCATGGTGCAGGCGCCGTGCGTGGTGGTGCAGACCACCCGCGACGTCTCCGTGCCGGCCAACGTGGCGGCGTACCTCAGGGCCCACCTCGGCGGGCGCACCACCATCGAGCCCCTGCCGACGGAGGGCCACCTCCCCCACCTCAGCGCCCCCAGCCTCCTCGCCCAGGTGCTCCGCCGCGCGCTCGCCCGGTTCTAG